Proteins encoded together in one Prochlorococcus marinus str. MIT 9211 window:
- a CDS encoding NAD(P)/FAD-dependent oxidoreductase encodes MAVNFSNSEPVVLIGGGFAGLTTALALSRDRPRCPIILVEPRPRFVFIPLLYELLSGEVRLWEIAPSLRNLIAGKGIIVIQEYVKKMDIDRKLVITSSGKAIDYSQLVIATGSKPDFLGIPGASDHALMFNQIEDVQILKDLISRLKNCSSEKKSLVIVGAGSAGVELACKVADLVENQVKIHLIESAERVLPKGQSFNQEQVELALKKRRVEIHLQTSVTAVTADSIHLKTMNEHALSSITHSGLVWTAGVKPVLPLGMPPENLLLGRISIDSSLRVNGSQDIFAIGDIAFNADNPWKPTAQVAIQQGETAAKNIVAIRERRPLEPFLFRDLGEMLSLGIGDATITGLGMTMSGPLAFQLRRMAYLSKLPRLSLGIRSASAWLIPDDKKSF; translated from the coding sequence ATGGCTGTCAATTTTTCTAATTCTGAACCTGTTGTATTAATAGGAGGCGGATTTGCTGGATTAACCACGGCATTGGCTTTAAGTAGGGATAGACCAAGATGTCCAATTATCCTGGTTGAACCACGACCGAGATTTGTTTTTATACCACTTCTTTATGAACTTTTAAGTGGTGAAGTTAGATTGTGGGAGATTGCGCCTTCTTTAAGGAATCTGATTGCAGGCAAGGGAATAATTGTTATTCAAGAATATGTCAAGAAAATGGATATTGATAGAAAGCTAGTTATTACTTCTTCTGGCAAAGCAATTGACTATTCACAACTTGTCATTGCAACTGGATCAAAACCAGATTTTTTGGGCATTCCTGGGGCTTCTGATCACGCTTTGATGTTTAATCAAATAGAAGATGTGCAAATATTGAAAGATTTAATTTCTAGACTAAAAAACTGTTCTTCAGAGAAAAAATCATTAGTGATTGTTGGTGCAGGTTCTGCCGGAGTGGAACTTGCTTGTAAAGTTGCAGATCTTGTGGAGAATCAAGTAAAGATTCACTTGATTGAATCTGCAGAAAGAGTATTACCCAAGGGACAATCTTTTAATCAGGAACAAGTTGAACTTGCCTTAAAAAAAAGGAGAGTAGAAATTCATTTGCAAACAAGTGTCACAGCAGTTACGGCAGATAGCATTCACTTAAAAACTATGAATGAACATGCTTTATCGAGTATTACTCATTCAGGTTTGGTTTGGACTGCTGGTGTGAAGCCAGTACTCCCATTGGGGATGCCTCCCGAAAACTTGCTGCTAGGGCGAATTTCTATTGACTCTTCTTTAAGAGTTAATGGATCACAAGATATTTTTGCTATTGGTGATATTGCTTTTAACGCAGATAACCCTTGGAAACCAACTGCGCAAGTTGCAATTCAACAAGGAGAGACTGCTGCTAAGAACATAGTTGCGATTCGTGAAAGAAGACCTCTAGAACCTTTTCTGTTTAGAGATTTAGGAGAAATGCTCAGTTTGGGGATTGGAGATGCAACTATTACAGGATTGGGGATGACAATGTCTGGTCCTCTTGCTTTTCAATTAAGGCGCATGGCTTATTTGTCTAAGTTGCCTAGACTTTCTTTAGGGATTCGTTCTGCTAGTGCCTGGCTGATACCTGATGACAAGAAATCTTTTTAA
- the bcp gene encoding thioredoxin-dependent thiol peroxidase, which produces MPLQVGDTAPEFTLPDPNGTLVSLSSFRGQRVVIYFYPKDNTPGCTKEACNFRDLWKDFKSNNIKVIGISKDSGTSHLKFISKYQLPFTLLSDSEPCPVASSYESYGLKKFMGKEYLGMMRKTFVIDSEGKIELIYHKVKAEIMAKQILDDLSLT; this is translated from the coding sequence ATGCCTCTTCAAGTTGGTGATACAGCCCCAGAATTTACTTTGCCTGATCCAAATGGCACTTTAGTTTCTTTATCTTCGTTTAGGGGACAAAGGGTTGTAATTTATTTCTATCCAAAAGACAATACCCCTGGCTGTACAAAAGAAGCATGCAATTTCCGTGATTTGTGGAAAGATTTTAAATCTAATAACATAAAAGTAATAGGTATTAGTAAGGACTCAGGAACTTCTCATTTGAAATTTATTAGTAAATACCAATTACCTTTCACTTTGCTCTCTGATAGCGAACCTTGTCCAGTTGCATCTTCTTATGAAAGTTATGGTTTGAAGAAGTTTATGGGTAAAGAATATTTAGGAATGATGAGAAAGACTTTTGTAATTGACTCTGAGGGAAAGATTGAATTGATTTATCATAAGGTTAAAGCTGAGATTATGGCTAAACAAATTCTTGATGATCTTTCCCTTACGTAA
- a CDS encoding SLC13 family permease — protein sequence MDELIVVLENPQALITLGVLVLAVVLFISGLLAPELTGLLSVALLMATGVLSPHKALSGFGSPALITLMGLFAVSAALFKSGALDRLREFIASESIRTPRRLIAFLGFIVAPISGIVPNTPVVASLLPVIEAWCFKRKLSPSRVLLPLSFATVLGGTLTLLGSSVNLLVSDISQQLGYGSLELFSFTAIGVPIWLVGTAYLLLAPQRLLPDRGRDNGEFGGSADQTGYFTEVTIPIDSDLVGQSLHNSRLQRRFDVDVLELQRGKERLLPPLADRTIEPGDRLLLRVTRADLLRLQQEHTVQLAKQNFVNASEEQVEPFLREGQKTVEVLLPAGSTLAGASLRELRFRQRHNATVLALRRGQQTVQERLGQAILREGDVLLLQAPIDSIRGLQASNDLLVLDQFENDLPTIRRKPITIGIAIAMVLLPALTSLPLVASVLIAMILMVVSGCLRPAEVQSSIRLDVILLLGSLSSFSVAMQATGLADAFAATLEYWLKGLPTYFSLLVVFFATTIVTQFISNAASVALLAPVAVQLASGMNLPPMALLMTVLFGASQSFLTPMGYQTNLMVFGPGRYRFLDVTRYGAGLTALMTLIVPLLIIWQYGGTFR from the coding sequence ATGGATGAGTTAATAGTGGTTTTAGAAAACCCTCAGGCGCTAATAACTTTGGGAGTTTTGGTATTAGCAGTAGTGCTATTTATTAGTGGTTTGCTTGCACCTGAATTAACCGGTCTTTTAAGTGTGGCGTTGTTAATGGCTACAGGAGTCCTGTCACCTCACAAGGCTTTATCTGGTTTTGGTAGTCCAGCCTTGATAACTTTAATGGGATTGTTCGCTGTATCTGCAGCACTATTTAAAAGTGGTGCGTTAGATAGATTGCGAGAATTTATAGCTTCAGAAAGTATTAGAACTCCTCGTCGTTTAATTGCATTTTTAGGCTTTATTGTAGCTCCCATATCAGGGATAGTTCCTAATACACCTGTAGTTGCATCACTTTTACCTGTGATAGAAGCTTGGTGTTTTAAACGCAAACTTTCCCCTTCCAGGGTATTACTACCTCTTTCCTTTGCAACAGTTTTAGGAGGCACTCTTACTTTATTAGGTAGCTCGGTGAATCTATTGGTTAGTGATATAAGTCAGCAACTTGGGTATGGGTCTTTAGAATTATTTAGTTTCACTGCGATAGGTGTTCCAATTTGGCTGGTGGGGACAGCTTATTTATTGTTAGCGCCTCAAAGACTGTTGCCTGACCGAGGAAGAGATAATGGGGAATTTGGAGGTAGTGCAGACCAGACGGGATACTTCACTGAAGTGACTATTCCCATAGATTCAGATTTAGTTGGACAGTCTCTGCATAACAGTAGATTGCAACGTCGATTTGATGTTGATGTTTTGGAGCTTCAAAGGGGAAAGGAAAGATTGCTTCCCCCGCTCGCAGATAGAACTATTGAGCCTGGAGATAGATTATTGCTTCGTGTGACTCGTGCAGATTTATTGCGTCTTCAGCAAGAACATACTGTTCAGTTGGCTAAACAGAATTTTGTCAATGCTTCAGAGGAGCAAGTGGAGCCGTTTTTACGAGAAGGTCAAAAAACAGTTGAGGTTCTTCTTCCAGCAGGATCAACCTTGGCTGGTGCGAGTTTGAGAGAATTAAGATTTCGACAACGCCATAATGCAACTGTCTTAGCTCTTAGGCGAGGACAGCAGACTGTCCAAGAACGTTTAGGTCAAGCAATTTTGCGAGAAGGAGATGTATTGCTTTTACAAGCTCCGATAGATTCAATTCGTGGACTGCAGGCTAGTAATGATTTGCTTGTCTTAGATCAATTTGAAAATGACTTGCCTACTATCAGACGCAAGCCAATTACCATTGGCATTGCTATTGCGATGGTTCTCTTACCTGCCCTTACTTCCCTGCCATTAGTTGCATCCGTTTTGATAGCAATGATTCTAATGGTTGTTAGTGGTTGTTTGCGCCCTGCAGAGGTGCAGAGTTCTATACGTCTAGATGTAATTCTCTTGCTGGGGTCTCTATCTAGTTTTAGTGTTGCGATGCAGGCGACAGGGTTAGCTGATGCTTTTGCTGCAACTCTTGAGTATTGGTTAAAGGGATTACCTACATATTTTTCTTTACTAGTTGTTTTCTTTGCTACGACTATAGTTACTCAGTTTATTAGTAATGCTGCTTCAGTAGCTTTACTGGCACCAGTTGCAGTTCAGCTTGCTTCGGGAATGAACTTACCTCCCATGGCTCTTTTGATGACAGTTTTATTTGGCGCGAGTCAATCTTTTCTGACACCTATGGGGTACCAAACAAATTTAATGGTTTTTGGCCCTGGTAGGTATCGTTTCCTTGATGTGACTAGATATGGAGCTGGATTGACTGCATTAATGACTCTCATTGTTCCTTTATTAATTATTTGGCAATACGGAGGAACTTTTAGGTAA
- a CDS encoding phosphoadenylyl-sulfate reductase, which produces MESKNIPNKNMKSNSLLKIPIEEARQHLKKMSPEQRMEWGYEQFGENFTLTTSFGIQSCVLLNMLSQIKAAKKIKVIWVDTGYLPTETYQYAELLTEKLHLNLKIVQSEMSPARMEALEGQLWKNNSVKDIEKYHLIRKVTPLEKALEDLRVKCWASGVRGGQTKHRGTMTLLDHIRNRLSLRPILEWSPKDIFYYMEKNNLPHHPLFDQGYSTVGDWHSSAPDGPQSMGRDTRFGGLKQECGIHISNETEGIPN; this is translated from the coding sequence ATGGAGAGTAAAAACATCCCTAATAAAAACATGAAAAGCAATTCCCTTTTGAAAATTCCGATTGAAGAAGCTCGGCAACATCTTAAAAAGATGTCTCCCGAACAACGAATGGAATGGGGCTATGAACAATTTGGTGAAAATTTCACCCTCACGACAAGTTTTGGTATTCAATCATGCGTCTTATTAAACATGCTTTCACAAATTAAGGCTGCAAAAAAAATTAAAGTTATTTGGGTTGATACTGGTTACCTGCCTACAGAAACTTATCAATATGCTGAACTACTCACTGAAAAACTTCATCTCAATCTAAAAATTGTCCAAAGTGAAATGTCACCAGCAAGGATGGAGGCTTTAGAAGGGCAGCTATGGAAAAATAATTCAGTGAAAGATATTGAGAAATATCACCTGATTCGTAAAGTAACGCCGTTGGAAAAAGCCTTAGAAGACTTAAGAGTTAAATGTTGGGCGAGTGGTGTTCGAGGTGGGCAAACCAAGCATAGAGGGACAATGACATTATTAGATCACATCCGAAATCGTCTTTCACTCAGACCAATTCTCGAGTGGAGTCCAAAAGATATTTTTTATTATATGGAAAAAAATAATCTTCCCCATCATCCACTTTTTGATCAAGGTTATTCAACAGTTGGAGATTGGCATTCAAGCGCTCCAGATGGTCCTCAGAGTATGGGAAGAGATACGAGGTTCGGAGGATTAAAACAAGAATGTGGAATTCACATTTCAAATGAAACTGAGGGCATTCCAAATTGA
- a CDS encoding type III pantothenate kinase, which translates to MKEKKCCLLIGNTRWHWALENNNSWSFTHTQPSLSNLKSDLFSICKWAAVGPVPKNHFLTSSTQLKITEVPLLKLPLWLGIDRALAGWQAFQKAKAKNMHSNGLLIADAGTILSLTKITSTGEFDGGQLIPGLRLQQSAMANGTENLNQITQTNIPPEEFPMGTEEAMIKGSLNSLLGTLLITQREEKIPIWLCGGDSELLLEHLQALEIDVNHCPNLVLEGMINLIN; encoded by the coding sequence TTGAAAGAGAAAAAATGTTGTTTATTAATTGGTAATACTCGCTGGCATTGGGCGTTAGAGAATAACAACAGCTGGAGTTTTACTCATACCCAACCAAGTTTAAGCAACCTGAAATCAGATTTATTTTCTATATGCAAATGGGCCGCAGTTGGTCCAGTACCAAAGAATCATTTCCTCACTTCTTCCACTCAGCTCAAAATAACCGAGGTGCCTCTTTTAAAGCTACCTTTATGGCTAGGGATTGATAGAGCCTTAGCAGGATGGCAAGCATTTCAAAAAGCCAAGGCTAAAAATATGCATAGCAATGGTCTTTTAATTGCCGATGCAGGAACGATTCTTAGTCTTACTAAAATCACATCTACTGGAGAATTTGATGGAGGACAACTTATACCTGGCTTAAGGCTCCAACAATCAGCAATGGCTAATGGCACAGAAAATCTCAACCAAATCACTCAAACCAATATTCCACCTGAAGAATTTCCAATGGGAACTGAAGAAGCAATGATAAAAGGTAGCTTGAATTCATTATTAGGCACCTTATTAATAACTCAACGAGAAGAAAAAATACCAATTTGGCTCTGCGGAGGAGACTCAGAATTACTTTTGGAACATCTACAAGCTCTTGAGATTGATGTTAATCATTGCCCTAATCTTGTTTTAGAAGGAATGATAAATCTAATTAATTAG
- a CDS encoding AAA family ATPase yields MVQDLFTFQNDQELKRQAPLAERLRPTTLDDFVGQQAILGPGRLLRRAIECDRVGNILFQGPPGIGKTTLSKIIASNTRAHFSELNAVLSGIKELRQEIDAAKNRLGQHGLRTILFIDEVHRFTTSQQDALLPWVENGTFIFIGATTENPYFEVNQALVSRSRVFRLRPLQEKDMYQILDRALKDIEKGYGAKEIKLTIQAKNHLIDVANGDARSLLNALELAVETTQADDKGCINIDISIAEESIQERAVLYNKNGDAHFDTISAFIKSLRGSDPDAALFWLAQMLEAGESPRYIFRRMLIAAAEDIGLADPNAIVVIESCASAFDRVGLPEGNYLLSEAALYLACTEKSNSVLGINSAIHSVKNSQKQDVPNHLQDSHRDSEKSKARSDYLYPHNYQGNWVSQQYLPRDLQREVFWEPTINGWEGKRRKLFAERKKRQISSGLDSTENQSPKF; encoded by the coding sequence TTGGTTCAAGATCTTTTTACTTTTCAGAATGATCAAGAACTCAAGAGGCAAGCACCTCTTGCAGAAAGACTGCGCCCTACAACGCTTGATGATTTTGTTGGGCAACAAGCGATTCTTGGACCAGGAAGGCTCTTAAGAAGAGCTATTGAATGTGATCGGGTTGGGAATATTTTGTTTCAAGGCCCCCCTGGTATTGGAAAAACAACTTTGTCTAAAATTATTGCCTCTAATACTAGGGCTCACTTCAGTGAGCTTAATGCGGTTTTGTCAGGTATTAAAGAATTGCGTCAGGAAATTGATGCGGCAAAAAATAGGTTAGGCCAGCATGGACTTAGAACAATACTTTTTATTGATGAGGTGCATAGATTCACTACTTCTCAACAAGATGCTCTATTGCCATGGGTTGAAAATGGAACTTTTATTTTTATAGGAGCAACAACAGAAAATCCATATTTTGAAGTAAATCAAGCTTTGGTAAGTAGATCTAGAGTTTTTCGTTTACGTCCGCTTCAGGAAAAAGACATGTATCAGATTTTAGATAGAGCATTAAAAGATATAGAGAAAGGGTATGGAGCTAAAGAAATTAAATTAACTATTCAAGCAAAAAATCATTTAATTGATGTTGCCAATGGTGATGCTCGTAGCCTCTTGAATGCTCTAGAACTAGCGGTAGAAACTACACAGGCTGATGACAAAGGTTGTATCAACATTGATATTTCTATAGCAGAAGAATCTATTCAGGAACGTGCTGTTCTTTATAACAAGAATGGAGATGCACACTTTGACACAATCAGTGCCTTTATTAAATCATTAAGAGGCTCAGACCCTGATGCAGCATTGTTTTGGTTGGCTCAAATGCTTGAAGCAGGAGAAAGTCCAAGATATATTTTTCGCAGAATGCTTATAGCAGCAGCGGAAGACATTGGTTTAGCAGATCCTAACGCAATTGTTGTTATTGAGTCTTGTGCTTCAGCTTTTGACAGAGTTGGTTTACCAGAAGGTAATTATTTACTTTCAGAGGCTGCTCTTTATCTAGCATGTACTGAAAAAAGTAATAGCGTTTTGGGCATTAACTCAGCAATACACTCTGTTAAGAACTCTCAAAAGCAAGATGTTCCTAATCATCTTCAAGATTCTCATAGGGACTCTGAAAAATCGAAAGCTCGATCTGATTACCTTTATCCACATAATTACCAAGGAAATTGGGTATCTCAACAATATTTACCAAGAGATCTGCAGAGAGAAGTATTTTGGGAACCAACGATAAATGGTTGGGAAGGTAAGAGAAGAAAATTATTTGCTGAAAGAAAGAAAAGGCAAATTTCATCAGGGCTTGATTCTACCGAAAACCAATCACCAAAATTTTAA
- a CDS encoding alpha-D-glucose phosphate-specific phosphoglucomutase, with product MSSQSNLNEVIPLRVKLGHSFTDQKPGTSGLRKSTKQFQENHYLESFIESIFRTLPGVKGGILILGGDGRFGNRKAIDVIIRMAAAHGVRKVITTVDGILSTPAASHLIRINNSIGGIILSASHNSGGKDGDFGVKINGSNGGPASESLTNSIYACSQNLKEYQIIQNQEISLSVPGEYEIFSMKVEVIDGLKDYIDLMQTIFDFDRIGAFLTKDFPIAFDALNAVTGPYAKKILEDILGACKGTVKNGVPLEDFGGCHPDPNLTYAKELADALLLGNKYFFGAACDGDGDRNMILGKGCFVNPSDSLAVLAANADCVPAYSSGLLGIARSMPTSSAVDIVAKDLGVKCYETPTGWKFFGNLLDSGQITLCGEESFGTGSNHVREKDGLWAVLFWLQILADKKCSVHELMHRHWSKYGRHYYSRHDYEEISSEIAKDLYQRVELMLPSLSGKQFGRRVVKLADNFSYKDPIDSSITTNQGLRILLDDGSRVILRLSGTGTRGATLRVYLESYVASDGNLNQDPQSALCELIRDIDYLAEITKRTGMTSPTVIT from the coding sequence ATGTCTTCTCAGTCTAATTTAAATGAAGTAATCCCTTTAAGAGTAAAGCTAGGGCATTCTTTTACTGATCAAAAGCCAGGAACTTCTGGTTTAAGAAAAAGCACAAAGCAATTTCAAGAGAATCATTATTTAGAGAGTTTTATTGAATCAATCTTTCGCACTCTTCCAGGAGTAAAAGGAGGAATTTTAATTCTTGGTGGTGATGGTCGCTTTGGTAATAGAAAAGCAATTGATGTAATAATTCGAATGGCAGCCGCTCATGGTGTTCGTAAAGTAATAACAACTGTTGATGGCATTCTCTCAACCCCAGCAGCCTCTCACCTGATTAGAATTAATAATTCAATTGGAGGAATTATCCTTTCTGCTAGTCATAATTCAGGTGGAAAAGATGGAGATTTTGGAGTAAAGATTAATGGATCTAATGGTGGACCTGCATCTGAATCTTTGACTAATTCTATTTATGCTTGCTCACAGAATTTGAAAGAATATCAGATTATTCAAAATCAAGAAATTTCTTTAAGTGTTCCTGGTGAATATGAGATCTTTTCTATGAAAGTGGAAGTTATTGATGGATTAAAAGATTATATAGATCTCATGCAAACTATTTTTGACTTTGATCGAATTGGTGCTTTTTTAACTAAAGACTTTCCTATTGCATTTGATGCACTAAATGCAGTCACTGGACCTTATGCTAAAAAAATTTTAGAAGATATTTTAGGAGCATGTAAAGGCACCGTTAAGAATGGAGTTCCTTTGGAGGATTTTGGAGGCTGTCATCCTGACCCAAATCTTACATACGCAAAGGAACTGGCTGACGCATTACTTTTAGGCAATAAATATTTCTTTGGAGCTGCTTGTGATGGTGATGGTGATAGGAATATGATTTTAGGCAAGGGATGCTTTGTAAATCCAAGTGATAGTCTTGCGGTTTTAGCTGCTAATGCAGATTGTGTACCAGCTTATTCAAGTGGGCTTTTAGGTATTGCAAGATCAATGCCAACTAGTTCAGCAGTGGACATTGTTGCCAAAGATTTGGGTGTGAAATGTTATGAGACACCTACAGGGTGGAAATTTTTTGGGAATCTTTTGGACTCTGGTCAAATTACCCTTTGCGGTGAAGAAAGTTTTGGAACTGGTAGTAATCATGTTCGAGAAAAGGATGGATTATGGGCCGTTTTATTTTGGCTACAAATATTGGCAGATAAAAAATGTTCTGTTCATGAATTAATGCATCGCCATTGGAGTAAATATGGACGCCATTATTACTCTCGTCATGATTATGAAGAAATCTCTTCGGAAATAGCGAAAGATTTATATCAAAGAGTTGAGTTAATGCTCCCTTCTCTATCTGGAAAACAGTTTGGTAGAAGAGTAGTTAAACTTGCCGATAATTTTAGTTATAAAGATCCTATTGACAGTTCTATAACAACAAATCAGGGCTTAAGAATTTTATTAGATGATGGAAGTCGTGTGATTTTGCGTCTATCTGGAACAGGTACTAGAGGAGCAACTCTTAGAGTATATTTAGAAAGTTATGTAGCATCTGACGGTAATCTAAACCAAGATCCTCAAAGTGCTCTTTGTGAATTAATTAGAGATATTGACTATCTTGCTGAAATCACTAAAAGAACAGGGATGACATCTCCCACGGTTATAACCTAA
- a CDS encoding potassium transporter TrkG has translation MRFSKTINLKQAWYRRLSVPQFTIATGFLIVVVGTFILATPLCSKEDVGLWESFFTATSAITVTGLTIIDIGNDLTIFGQMILALLLLIGGLGLMAITTFLQGFVISGTELRTRLDKGKTLDEFGVGGVGKTFRGIVLTATVLICIGAFFLFYFGFNNISNLRERFWAALFHSISAYNNAGFGLWADSMQSYRNNWVVNVVVILLIILGGLGWRVTSDLWMNRKNFSFRKLSLHTRLVIRTSALLITLGTVGLLVTESIGQGYFFSEISLLERLVTSLFESVSARTAGFTNMPISVQSITDSGLLLLMTLMFIGASPGGTGGGIKTTTIAALMAATRSTLRGQDDVIIRNRQISDKIVLKAVGITVGSLVFVLVMALLITMNNSFEGKELFSFLEILFTCISAFATVGFDLGVTEQLSHFGQFVLVVGMFVGRLGILLLLSAIWQMLNTGSMHIHNRVGYPREDLYV, from the coding sequence GTGCGCTTCTCTAAAACAATTAATTTAAAACAAGCTTGGTATAGACGCTTAAGTGTTCCTCAGTTCACTATTGCTACTGGCTTTTTGATTGTTGTGGTTGGTACTTTCATTTTGGCTACTCCTCTTTGTTCTAAAGAAGATGTTGGACTTTGGGAATCTTTTTTTACGGCTACTTCAGCCATAACTGTGACAGGCTTAACAATCATCGATATAGGTAATGATTTAACGATATTTGGTCAAATGATTTTGGCGTTACTGCTTTTAATTGGTGGCTTAGGCCTAATGGCGATAACGACTTTTTTACAAGGCTTTGTTATTAGTGGAACAGAATTGAGAACTCGTCTAGATAAAGGTAAAACATTGGATGAGTTTGGTGTAGGTGGTGTTGGTAAAACTTTCAGAGGCATTGTGTTAACTGCTACTGTGTTGATTTGTATTGGTGCATTTTTTCTTTTTTACTTTGGCTTTAACAATATTTCTAATTTAAGAGAAAGGTTTTGGGCAGCACTTTTCCATAGCATCTCTGCTTATAACAATGCTGGCTTTGGATTATGGGCAGACAGCATGCAGTCATATAGAAATAATTGGGTAGTCAATGTTGTAGTTATTTTGTTAATAATTTTAGGTGGACTAGGTTGGCGAGTTACAAGCGATTTATGGATGAATCGTAAAAATTTTTCTTTCCGCAAATTAAGTCTTCATACTCGCTTAGTAATAAGGACATCGGCACTTTTAATTACTTTAGGAACAGTTGGATTATTAGTAACTGAGTCGATTGGCCAAGGCTATTTCTTTTCTGAGATAAGCTTGCTAGAAAGATTAGTTACTTCTTTGTTTGAATCTGTGAGTGCGAGAACTGCTGGGTTTACTAATATGCCTATTTCAGTTCAAAGTATTACTGACTCAGGACTTTTACTTTTAATGACTTTAATGTTTATAGGAGCTAGTCCAGGCGGAACAGGGGGGGGTATTAAGACTACTACTATTGCGGCTTTGATGGCTGCAACTAGATCAACTTTGAGAGGCCAGGATGATGTAATTATCCGTAATCGACAAATTTCAGATAAAATTGTTTTAAAGGCAGTCGGTATTACGGTTGGATCTCTTGTTTTTGTTTTAGTGATGGCTTTGTTAATAACAATGAATAATAGTTTTGAGGGTAAAGAGCTTTTTTCATTTTTGGAAATACTGTTTACTTGTATCTCTGCATTTGCAACTGTAGGTTTTGATCTTGGTGTAACAGAACAATTAAGTCACTTTGGTCAATTTGTACTTGTGGTAGGAATGTTTGTAGGAAGACTTGGCATTCTTTTATTGTTAAGTGCTATTTGGCAAATGCTTAATACAGGAAGTATGCATATTCATAACCGTGTTGGCTATCCAAGAGAGGATCTTTATGTTTGA
- a CDS encoding DUF4912 domain-containing protein, with product MAQDRESLSRLTLRQLRLKASDLGIPLYSRKTKSVLANEILLYQERKESENHLVASNAVKGPRGLINNSFFASKTSTRVVFLPRDPEWAYVFWEISETDRKSAQEKGASRLCLRLADVTTVKKGAVNPGTLREVIVDSHSTEWYLPIPIGDRDYRVELGYRFGAEWISLAFSSIARVPSLHPSEQILDQFVPFSLEATTSSDLIENTSEAIEKQDSGLHERLYQTATTHFEKTRVGSEEFQQGNRSSQEELNDSGSGLWASGLNQSGIGGLQPRERSFWLVADAELIVYGSTDPSAKLTIGGEEVPLAADGTFRLQVPFRDGSQNYLIQAEDSTRTQKRNVEMKFERITPEDNTNPIDQAKSEWF from the coding sequence GTGGCCCAAGATAGAGAATCACTGTCACGTCTAACCCTTCGTCAATTAAGACTGAAAGCAAGTGATTTAGGCATACCTTTATATAGTCGCAAGACCAAATCAGTTCTTGCGAATGAAATCCTTTTGTATCAGGAAAGAAAGGAGTCGGAAAATCATTTAGTTGCTTCTAATGCAGTTAAAGGTCCAAGAGGCTTAATTAATAACTCTTTTTTCGCTTCCAAAACTTCAACTAGGGTTGTTTTTCTTCCTAGAGATCCTGAATGGGCTTATGTTTTTTGGGAGATTTCTGAAACTGATCGAAAAAGTGCCCAGGAAAAAGGTGCAAGCAGATTATGTTTGCGATTGGCTGATGTGACAACAGTTAAAAAAGGAGCTGTTAATCCAGGGACACTGAGAGAGGTAATAGTGGATAGTCATAGTACAGAATGGTATTTGCCTATACCTATTGGGGACAGAGATTATCGAGTAGAGCTTGGCTATCGTTTTGGTGCAGAATGGATTTCGTTGGCATTTTCTTCTATTGCTCGTGTCCCTTCATTACATCCAAGCGAGCAGATATTGGATCAGTTTGTCCCTTTTAGTTTAGAAGCTACTACTAGTAGTGATTTGATAGAAAACACTTCTGAAGCAATCGAGAAACAAGATAGTGGTTTACATGAGCGCTTATATCAAACAGCCACAACTCATTTCGAGAAAACCAGAGTTGGTTCTGAAGAATTCCAGCAAGGTAATAGATCTAGTCAAGAAGAACTTAATGATTCTGGTTCAGGTCTTTGGGCGAGTGGTTTGAATCAATCAGGGATTGGAGGATTGCAACCTAGAGAAAGATCTTTTTGGTTAGTGGCCGATGCAGAATTGATTGTTTATGGATCCACAGATCCTTCTGCAAAACTTACTATTGGCGGCGAAGAGGTGCCATTGGCTGCTGATGGAACATTTCGTTTACAAGTACCTTTTAGGGATGGATCTCAGAATTATTTGATACAAGCTGAGGATTCAACTAGAACTCAAAAACGAAATGTTGAAATGAAATTTGAACGCATTACTCCTGAAGATAATACAAATCCAATTGATCAAGCCAAGTCCGAATGGTTCTAA